One window from the genome of Pseudanabaena yagii GIHE-NHR1 encodes:
- a CDS encoding NAD(P)H-quinone oxidoreductase subunit F: MINNWLDTIWLIPCYSLIGAMLSIIWFPAITRKTGPRPAGYVNILMTFFSFVHAIAALTVAWGQPAYSLSFPWLAVGGLNFTIDLQISDLNIGAIVLIAGINLLAQIYAVGYMEMDWGWGRFFALLALFEAGMCSLVLCDSLFFSYVVLEILTLGTYLLVGIWYNQSLVVTGARDAFLTKRVGDLFLLMGVVSLLPLTGTWNFSELAEWAKTTDINPTTISLVTLALIVGPMGKCAQFPLHLWLDEAMEGPLPSTILRNSVVVATGAWILIKLQPLIAISPLTQQVVIAIGAATAFGTVLISIAQIDIKRSLSYLTSAFMGLIFISVGVDDIHSAYTLILSHALAIALLFMAIGSIISNVITQDLTLNGGLWKRRPITALCFLVGTLGLIAFPPFGGFWAMLDLISGLWDKNIALAELLLLINGLIAFSLMRVFGLIWGGKPNQMTERSVEPLWLIVMPMTIMAGIVLHTPQMLTDWGIIPDLAIILKPESLLLLGSSSMGLAAGAYLYLNEKVSKPIQLPWQDLQQFFAYDFYTSKLYKVTIVGLVDSVSHAMSWFDRFFVDGVGNLFGLATLFSGQNLRYSTFGQLQLYTLTIMVGIGVLLLLLFNQTL, from the coding sequence ATGATAAACAACTGGCTGGACACGATCTGGCTGATTCCCTGCTATTCCCTGATAGGAGCGATGCTATCGATCATCTGGTTTCCCGCGATTACCCGCAAAACGGGACCAAGACCAGCAGGCTACGTCAATATCTTGATGACCTTCTTCTCCTTTGTTCATGCGATCGCCGCTTTGACCGTAGCTTGGGGACAGCCAGCATACTCACTATCCTTCCCTTGGCTAGCAGTGGGCGGGCTAAACTTCACCATTGACCTGCAAATTTCTGATCTGAATATTGGCGCGATAGTTTTGATTGCTGGCATCAATCTTCTCGCGCAGATTTATGCAGTGGGCTATATGGAGATGGATTGGGGCTGGGGCAGATTCTTTGCTTTACTCGCACTCTTTGAAGCAGGGATGTGTTCTTTAGTTCTTTGCGACTCCCTCTTTTTTAGCTATGTCGTGCTCGAAATCCTCACACTAGGAACCTACTTGCTGGTTGGTATTTGGTATAACCAATCCCTCGTGGTTACTGGTGCAAGAGATGCCTTTTTAACTAAGCGCGTTGGGGATTTATTCCTGTTAATGGGTGTAGTTAGTTTGCTACCCCTCACTGGTACTTGGAACTTTAGCGAGCTAGCAGAATGGGCAAAGACCACCGATATCAATCCAACGACCATTTCTCTTGTGACCCTTGCCTTGATTGTTGGTCCTATGGGTAAATGCGCCCAATTTCCTCTACATCTTTGGCTCGACGAAGCAATGGAAGGGCCTTTACCTAGCACCATCCTGCGTAATTCCGTAGTTGTTGCAACAGGTGCTTGGATCTTAATCAAACTTCAGCCTCTCATTGCCATATCTCCTTTAACCCAGCAGGTAGTCATCGCCATCGGTGCAGCAACTGCCTTCGGCACGGTCTTAATCTCTATTGCCCAAATTGATATCAAGAGATCGCTATCTTATTTGACCAGTGCATTTATGGGACTAATTTTTATCTCCGTTGGTGTTGATGATATTCACAGTGCCTATACATTGATTTTGTCCCATGCCTTAGCGATCGCACTACTATTTATGGCGATCGGCAGCATTATCTCCAACGTAATTACCCAAGATTTGACTTTAAACGGTGGATTATGGAAGCGCCGTCCCATCACTGCTTTGTGTTTCTTAGTCGGAACTCTTGGCTTGATTGCCTTCCCTCCCTTTGGTGGGTTCTGGGCGATGCTGGATTTGATTTCTGGACTATGGGACAAGAACATCGCTCTTGCCGAACTCTTACTATTAATTAATGGACTGATTGCCTTCAGCTTAATGCGGGTATTTGGACTGATTTGGGGTGGTAAACCCAATCAAATGACCGAAAGATCCGTAGAACCCCTCTGGCTCATTGTTATGCCAATGACAATTATGGCTGGTATTGTTTTACACACACCACAAATGCTGACAGATTGGGGCATTATTCCTGACTTGGCAATCATCTTGAAACCTGAATCTTTGCTACTCCTAGGCTCAAGCAGCATGGGACTAGCCGCAGGTGCATATCTCTATCTCAATGAGAAAGTCAGCAAGCCAATTCAACTACCTTGGCAAGATCTGCAACAGTTCTTTGCCTACGACTTTTACACATCCAAACTCTATAAAGTCACAATTGTGGGATTGGTAGATAGCGTCTCCCATGCGATGTCCTGGTTCGATCGCTTCTTTGTCGATGGAGTTGGTAACCTCTTTGGTCTCGCTACTCTATTTAGCGGTCAAAACCTACGCTACAGCACCTTTGGACAGTTACAACTCTATACGCTAACGATCATGGTTGGTATTGGCGTTCTCCTGTTGTTGCTATTCAATCAGACTCTCTAA
- a CDS encoding IS110 family transposase → MNIIGLDVGRNNVTACLLTGYPDQPLKHFQNIKKDIIKCQADSIGVQRLLDLKPDGVVMEPTGIWYSNFWKHLAEFHKIPIYWIGHGDLANQRGAYGFKNKTDPEDAYCLALTYFDDRFVDVHGKKRYLEFETGKVALVRDWFFECEQLDKLLNSLINQCRQRLTMEFPEIAQTDSRVSQKLGYAPMWGYVAGIREYAAIKKLYEKSAARAIGIEISEYTKEHAKKICELQKQLDKKERDLALLMQSDEFAPYIKIFKKFGFGLRNQALLLCQCYPFERFLLDGKPWVDYEDGINKQGVPTSQKRHRSLRSFQLFLGLGYTEKQSGDKRIKALGGSEVTRASLYAWTLTSVLPARRETSWLGKKLNEVRGDGWTLKGLKESKISGKQKIIRILFKVVRMLFYELCKELTS, encoded by the coding sequence ATGAATATCATCGGTTTAGACGTTGGTCGTAACAACGTCACTGCCTGCTTGTTGACTGGATATCCAGATCAACCGCTTAAGCATTTCCAAAATATCAAAAAAGACATTATCAAATGTCAAGCTGATTCTATTGGAGTACAGAGATTACTTGATCTAAAACCTGATGGCGTGGTCATGGAGCCTACAGGTATTTGGTATAGCAATTTTTGGAAACACCTTGCCGAATTTCACAAAATCCCGATCTATTGGATTGGTCACGGTGACTTAGCAAATCAACGCGGCGCGTATGGTTTCAAGAACAAAACTGACCCCGAAGACGCTTATTGCTTAGCACTGACTTACTTTGACGATCGCTTTGTCGATGTCCACGGGAAAAAGCGATACCTAGAATTTGAGACAGGTAAAGTCGCTTTGGTTCGTGACTGGTTCTTTGAATGTGAACAGCTTGATAAACTTCTGAACTCATTGATTAATCAATGCCGTCAAAGATTGACTATGGAGTTTCCAGAAATTGCACAGACGGATTCAAGAGTATCCCAGAAATTAGGCTACGCCCCTATGTGGGGATATGTAGCAGGAATTAGAGAATATGCTGCTATCAAGAAACTTTACGAAAAAAGCGCCGCCCGTGCCATTGGTATCGAGATTAGTGAATACACCAAAGAACACGCTAAGAAGATCTGCGAACTGCAAAAACAACTCGATAAAAAAGAGCGTGACCTTGCTCTACTCATGCAATCCGATGAGTTTGCACCATACATCAAAATCTTTAAAAAGTTTGGCTTTGGACTGCGTAACCAAGCCTTGCTACTTTGCCAGTGCTACCCGTTTGAGCGCTTCCTACTCGACGGTAAGCCATGGGTAGATTACGAGGATGGCATCAATAAACAGGGCGTGCCAACATCCCAGAAACGTCACCGATCGCTCAGAAGTTTTCAGCTATTCCTAGGACTTGGATACACTGAAAAACAATCAGGTGATAAGCGGATTAAAGCTCTGGGAGGTTCTGAGGTCACTAGAGCTAGTCTCTATGCTTGGACACTTACCAGCGTCTTACCAGCCCGTCGAGAAACATCATGGCTAGGTAAAAAACTAAATGAGGTTCGCGGGGATGGTTGGACACTCAAGGGTTTAAAAGAATCTAAGATTTCTGGCAAACAAAAAATAATCAGAATCCTGTTCAAAGTAGTTAGAATGCTTTTCTATGAGCTTTGCAAAGAATTGACTTCGTAA
- a CDS encoding Uma2 family endonuclease, whose translation MAYGFKSVTKLIAKIQDCLAEGTQLGWLIDSQEEVIMVFVPDQPLLLARGDMALTVLDEMALQLTPNQVFGWLKR comes from the coding sequence TTGGCTTATGGTTTCAAAAGCGTTACTAAATTAATTGCCAAAATTCAGGATTGTTTAGCCGAAGGTACGCAACTTGGTTGGTTAATTGATAGCCAAGAAGAGGTGATTATGGTTTTTGTACCTGATCAGCCTTTACTACTGGCTAGAGGAGATATGGCTTTAACGGTTTTAGATGAGATGGCTTTACAACTTACGCCCAATCAGGTTTTTGGTTGGCTAAAACGCTAA
- a CDS encoding translation initiation factor, with protein MTKNRVVYREFGTPEEDDADNNVVDLPPQQQNIRIQATRRGRGGKTVTEVTGFQTTPENLAKLTKQLKNQCGAGGTAKDKAIEIQGDCAQKILQILLGLGYKAKVSGGK; from the coding sequence ATGACCAAAAATCGTGTAGTTTACCGAGAATTCGGCACACCCGAAGAAGACGATGCCGATAATAATGTGGTTGATTTGCCACCACAACAGCAAAATATTAGAATTCAAGCTACCCGTCGCGGTCGTGGCGGTAAGACCGTAACTGAGGTGACAGGCTTTCAAACTACACCCGAAAATCTCGCTAAGCTCACTAAACAGCTAAAAAATCAATGCGGGGCAGGTGGTACGGCAAAGGACAAAGCGATCGAGATTCAAGGTGATTGCGCTCAGAAAATATTGCAAATCTTGCTAGGTTTAGGCTACAAAGCCAAAGTAAGCGGTGGTAAATGA
- a CDS encoding CO2 hydration protein, with amino-acid sequence MTATLVPPATKLPPSTHPYADVIHRLEAGGSMLPDTPENLMQIIGLYKAYAVPMDFYWRDLLYIAEQVFLEPLPAFKYFLPQEYLDLRNHYAGDDADWRFWRGEATAHPELLEFMSKGELNTKIPKLFHHLYHDRINMEFAEECMRAMFWHRNMGGELEPYMDSEEYRQNADRAIRAYFKNNPVMLGLYKLFPEMFLEQCRQSTMTSVLGLFWEIMAPVFFEMSDIYDEGGFKGVPDAMNFLVNGIFAIAGRPIYHRVNIRGEWFDIVPKSKGFTWLYEAAFPYVEAVFYRTSPFRGTKSYNAQANEVPKDQNDFHYGILYADKFPVGSAGIPPTLLHQDMYHFLPQYLVDYYKQFCRGEDDTLIQLGVSFQRSMYNVTSAVIQAGRAAFLYPLDDPNPKHLLANRHYFEGQLNRFCNPKYGMDKAARIGMVQDQNYR; translated from the coding sequence ATGACAGCTACTTTAGTGCCACCAGCCACAAAACTACCTCCATCCACACATCCCTATGCCGATGTCATCCATCGATTAGAAGCAGGTGGCTCTATGCTACCTGACACGCCCGAAAACTTAATGCAAATAATCGGACTCTATAAGGCTTATGCCGTGCCGATGGATTTCTATTGGCGTGATCTGCTCTACATAGCGGAACAGGTATTTCTAGAGCCACTTCCTGCATTTAAGTACTTTTTGCCTCAGGAATACCTCGATTTACGTAATCACTATGCAGGTGATGATGCTGATTGGCGCTTTTGGCGTGGTGAGGCAACAGCTCATCCTGAGTTGTTAGAGTTTATGTCTAAGGGAGAACTGAATACGAAAATCCCAAAGCTCTTCCATCATCTCTATCACGATCGCATCAACATGGAGTTTGCCGAAGAATGTATGCGAGCAATGTTCTGGCATCGCAATATGGGTGGTGAACTAGAGCCTTATATGGATTCGGAGGAATATCGCCAAAATGCCGATCGCGCTATTCGGGCATATTTTAAAAATAATCCTGTCATGTTGGGGCTATATAAACTCTTTCCTGAGATGTTTTTAGAGCAATGCCGTCAATCCACTATGACCTCAGTTTTAGGGCTGTTCTGGGAAATCATGGCTCCTGTGTTTTTCGAGATGTCCGATATTTACGATGAAGGTGGCTTTAAAGGTGTACCCGATGCGATGAATTTCTTGGTAAACGGAATTTTTGCGATCGCGGGTCGTCCAATTTACCATCGTGTCAATATTCGAGGTGAGTGGTTTGACATTGTGCCTAAATCTAAAGGATTTACTTGGCTATATGAGGCAGCCTTCCCCTATGTTGAAGCGGTGTTTTATCGTACTTCTCCCTTCCGTGGCACAAAGTCCTACAATGCTCAGGCTAATGAAGTTCCTAAGGATCAGAATGATTTCCACTATGGGATTTTATATGCAGATAAATTCCCTGTAGGTTCAGCAGGCATCCCTCCAACTCTGTTACATCAAGACATGTATCACTTCTTGCCTCAGTACCTAGTGGACTACTACAAGCAATTTTGTCGTGGTGAAGATGACACCTTGATTCAATTAGGCGTTAGTTTTCAGAGATCGATGTACAACGTTACTTCAGCCGTAATTCAGGCAGGTAGAGCTGCATTTCTCTATCCTCTGGATGATCCTAATCCTAAGCATCTCTTGGCCAATCGTCATTATTTTGAGGGACAACTGAATCGCTTCTGCAACCCTAA
- the tsf gene encoding translation elongation factor Ts, translating to MADITTKQIQELRARTGAGIKDCKAALVDSEGDFTKATEYLRQKGLASAVKKASRAATEGIVHSYIHFGSRIGVLVEVNCETDFVARREELKELADSVAKQIAASPNVEYVSVSDIPASFVEKEKQIEAGKDDLASKPAAIRDKIVLGRIEKRLKELCLLDQPYIKDQSITVDELVKQTGAKLSENVKVRRFVRFVVGEEVESDNAAEAPAEAPAPAPVEAAAPAEAPKEEKKDKKDDKKKKK from the coding sequence ATGGCAGACATCACAACCAAACAAATTCAAGAGCTACGTGCCAGAACTGGCGCAGGTATCAAAGACTGTAAAGCAGCCCTCGTCGATTCTGAAGGCGATTTCACCAAAGCAACCGAATACCTCAGACAAAAGGGCTTAGCCTCGGCTGTCAAAAAAGCAAGTCGTGCTGCCACCGAAGGTATCGTTCATAGCTATATCCACTTTGGTAGCCGCATTGGCGTGCTCGTCGAAGTTAACTGCGAAACCGACTTCGTAGCCCGTCGCGAAGAACTCAAAGAACTAGCTGATAGCGTAGCTAAGCAAATTGCTGCTAGCCCTAACGTAGAGTACGTAAGTGTCTCCGACATTCCTGCTAGCTTCGTTGAAAAAGAAAAGCAAATCGAAGCAGGCAAAGACGACCTCGCCAGCAAGCCCGCCGCCATCCGCGACAAAATCGTACTTGGTCGTATCGAAAAGCGCCTCAAAGAATTGTGCCTACTCGATCAGCCATATATTAAAGATCAAAGCATTACCGTTGACGAGTTAGTTAAACAAACTGGCGCAAAACTCAGCGAAAACGTCAAAGTACGTCGCTTTGTCCGCTTTGTAGTCGGTGAAGAAGTCGAATCTGACAATGCAGCCGAAGCACCTGCCGAAGCACCAGCACCAGCACCTGTAGAAGCCGCAGCACCTGCTGAAGCTCCCAAAGAAGAAAAGAAAGACAAAAAAGACGACAAGAAGAAAAAGAAATAA
- a CDS encoding NADH-quinone oxidoreductase subunit M produces MLSALIWLPVIGALVIALLPQSQSKKGAIIVASAILILDVLLLKQFDTNLAAFQLSENLPWLENIGLNYSLGVDGLSLPLVALNGLLTWLIICFCENQIKERFKLFQVLMLLIHAGVSGAMLSTNTLLFVLFYELVLIPLYLIIAVWGGLQRSYAAMKFLIFTAVSGVLVLVGFLALGWLTANPTPIFDYSTLQTLSLPLEVQITLLVVLLLGFSIKAPFVPFHSWLPDTYVESATPTVMMLGGIVAKLGTYGLFRFCVGLFPDAWALLAPYIAIWAGLGVLYGAMVAISQKDIKRMVAYSSIGHMSYILLAAAAATPLSLIGGIGQMVSHGLVLALLFYLVGVIEEKVGTRDLDLLNGLLNPLRGLPTTSALLILGGMASAGIPGLVGFIAEFLVFQGTFTKFPIPTIFSIIGTGLTAVYFVILLNRTCFGKLDNATAYYPKVSGLEQLPALILTGLIIFLGVQPVWLVKWSEKATVKIAEQVEGNILVSQNLTESLSSPLIKD; encoded by the coding sequence ATGCTTAGTGCGTTAATTTGGCTACCAGTAATCGGTGCTTTAGTGATCGCCTTACTACCCCAAAGTCAATCAAAAAAAGGCGCAATCATTGTTGCTAGTGCCATCCTTATCCTCGATGTGCTACTTCTCAAGCAATTTGATACTAATCTTGCGGCTTTCCAGCTATCCGAGAACCTACCTTGGCTCGAAAATATTGGCTTAAACTATAGCCTTGGAGTCGATGGACTTTCCTTGCCTTTGGTTGCGCTTAATGGATTACTCACTTGGTTGATTATTTGTTTTTGCGAAAACCAAATCAAGGAACGCTTCAAACTCTTCCAAGTATTAATGCTATTAATTCATGCAGGGGTAAGCGGAGCTATGCTCTCAACTAATACCCTCTTGTTTGTCCTGTTTTACGAATTAGTATTAATTCCCCTATATCTCATCATCGCAGTTTGGGGAGGTTTACAGCGTAGCTATGCTGCTATGAAGTTTCTCATCTTCACCGCAGTCTCAGGCGTACTCGTATTAGTTGGATTCTTGGCGTTAGGTTGGCTCACTGCTAATCCCACCCCAATCTTTGACTATTCCACCCTGCAAACCCTTTCCTTGCCCCTAGAAGTACAGATTACTTTGCTAGTAGTTCTGCTCTTAGGCTTCAGTATTAAGGCTCCCTTTGTGCCATTCCACAGTTGGTTGCCTGATACCTATGTGGAATCAGCAACTCCAACAGTAATGATGCTTGGTGGAATCGTTGCGAAACTAGGAACCTATGGTCTATTCCGTTTTTGTGTAGGTCTTTTCCCCGATGCTTGGGCACTGTTGGCTCCCTATATCGCGATCTGGGCAGGTTTAGGTGTCTTGTATGGCGCAATGGTGGCGATCTCCCAAAAAGATATCAAACGGATGGTAGCCTATAGCTCGATCGGTCACATGAGTTATATTCTCTTGGCTGCTGCCGCCGCAACACCTCTAAGCCTCATCGGTGGTATTGGTCAGATGGTCAGTCATGGCTTAGTTCTTGCCCTATTGTTCTATCTAGTTGGTGTAATCGAAGAGAAAGTGGGAACCAGAGATTTAGATTTGCTTAATGGATTGCTCAATCCTTTACGTGGTCTGCCAACTACAAGCGCTCTGTTGATCTTAGGTGGGATGGCGAGTGCGGGTATCCCTGGGCTAGTTGGATTTATTGCTGAGTTTCTAGTCTTCCAAGGTACTTTCACAAAATTCCCCATTCCGACAATCTTCTCCATCATTGGCACAGGTTTAACTGCCGTTTACTTCGTAATTTTGCTCAATCGCACCTGTTTTGGCAAATTGGATAATGCTACAGCATACTATCCAAAAGTGAGTGGTCTCGAACAATTACCTGCCCTAATTTTGACTGGATTGATTATCTTCCTAGGAGTTCAACCAGTATGGCTAGTCAAATGGAGTGAAAAGGCAACAGTCAAGATTGCTGAGCAGGTAGAAGGTAATATCCTTGTTTCCCAAAATCTAACTGAATCTTTGTCATCTCCTCTCATTAAAGACTAA